The window CATCATCAAGATAAGATAAGCAATCATCGGGTATTTGGTCAATTAAGTCATGAAGCTTTTCCCGGGAGATCGTCATGTCGGTCACCTCACTTCCATGGCTCTATGGGTTATTATATGGTATTGTTCGACAAGAAGTGAGGTGCTTATATGACCGCTTAAGATTCTTTTGCTTAATGCCATTGATACCCTTTTCGCACATCGCCCACGACTCCATAGAGTTCCTTCATAGTAGACAATCTTCTTTGGCGGTCGAACTTAGCAATGAACTTGAAATAACGGGGAGTCGGAGTAGCGTTCATAAGGGTGCGGGCATATTCACTGTAAAACTGTTGAAGTGGCAGGGCAGTGGGCAATACCGTATGCATAAAGTCAAAGAATTTGGGATCATGAGTGAGAAGCCGGTCCTTGTTCTGCTCGTAAAGTGCTGTTCCCGGTAAAGGGGTAAGGACGGAGAGGGCGGCATAAGCAATATTGAGTTTGCGGGTATAAGCAATCAGCTGAGCGAATTCTTGGCGGGTAAAGGAAGGATCGATGACAAAAGAAGCATAGATATCGATGTTAAGGTCATTAAGAATCTTTACCGCTTCTTCCTGTTGGGCCACTGTGATGTTTTTATTAAGGCCTTGCAAGCGCTCATCGGAAAAGCTCTCAAAGCCGACGAAGACTTGGATTAAGCCGATGTTTTTCCATTTGGCAAATAGTTCAGGATGTTTCACGATGGTATCTACTCGCCCATAGAGGAAATACTTCTTGCGTATGCCTGCTTCCTGGATTAGATCGGCTAGTTGATCCATTCTGCGTGTGTCACACATGGATTCATCATCACAGAAAAAAACAATTTCTTCTTGGATCCTTTGTAATTCGGCAACGATTCGTTCCGGACTTCGTTGTAGATATTTTCCGTTGGTGATTGACCAGAGGGCGCAAAAATTGCACCGTCCAAAACATCCCAAAGAAGTCCGGATTGAGGCGATGGGCTTCATCCAGTCACTAAAATAATGACTG is drawn from Desulfitobacterium chlororespirans DSM 11544 and contains these coding sequences:
- a CDS encoding B12-binding domain-containing radical SAM protein yields the protein MKVLLIQPPSSTAFMDKVYMYEPLGLEYLGAGLQEDGHEVLLLDARLEPDFEKTFHSFQPDIVGITGYTNHLNIVKAIAARFKEINPDVFIIVGGHHATVKPADYNDEAIDLIVIGEGVFTLRQILKHKESQLPFEDIPGLAIPGAVMKFTAERSYTPLDDLPFPDRSLTARYRSHYFSDWMKPIASIRTSLGCFGRCNFCALWSITNGKYLQRSPERIVAELQRIQEEIVFFCDDESMCDTRRMDQLADLIQEAGIRKKYFLYGRVDTIVKHPELFAKWKNIGLIQVFVGFESFSDERLQGLNKNITVAQQEEAVKILNDLNIDIYASFVIDPSFTRQEFAQLIAYTRKLNIAYAALSVLTPLPGTALYEQNKDRLLTHDPKFFDFMHTVLPTALPLQQFYSEYARTLMNATPTPRYFKFIAKFDRQRRLSTMKELYGVVGDVRKGYQWH